Within the Euzebya sp. genome, the region CGCCGCGCGGGTCCGCGTGAGCCAGGCAGCTGCCGCGTCCAGCTGGCGCTCGTCGAGGGCGTAGCGGACCGCACGGCCCTCCCGCCGTGAGGTCACGAGCGCCGCCTCGGCCAGCACCCCCAGGTGCTTCGCGACGGCCTGGCGGGTGATGTCGAGCGGGGCGGCGAGCTCGGTGGCCGTCGCCGGCCCGCGGGCGAGCATCAGGGCGACCAGGGCCAGCCGGCTCTGGTCCCCGAGGGCCGCGAAGACCCGGTGCGGCGGCACCTCGCCGGGGGGGTGCGACACCGGCGTCAGACGAGGGACAGGTGGAACGGCGCGCGCTCGACGACCTCGACCGCGGTGACGGTCCCCTCGGCCCGGAGGGTGATCTCGACCTCGCTGCGGTCGTCCGGCCGCCCCGCCGGCCACCACTCGAGGGCGAGCCGCCGGTCCGCCTCCACGGCGACGACCCGCGCGTCCCGGGGTCGGTCGGTCCCGACCGGGGCGCGCAGCCGGACGCGGTCGCCCGCCCCCGGCTCGGCGGGGACCCCGAGCCACGAGGTGCCGACGACGTGGCCAACCTGGTCATCGGCCAGATGCTGCACCTCGCCGCGAAGGGCCCGAGCGACGACATCCGGCTGTACGTGAACTCACCCGGCGGCTCGGTCACGGCTGGCCTGGCGATCTACGACACGATGCAGAAGATCGCGCCCGACGTGCAGACGGTCTGCCTCGGCCAGGCCGCCTCCTTCGCCGCCCTGCTCGTCGCCGCCGGCGCGCCCGGCAAGCGGATGGTGCTGCCGAACGCG harbors:
- a CDS encoding ArsR/SmtB family transcription factor → MSHPPGEVPPHRVFAALGDQSRLALVALMLARGPATATELAAPLDITRQAVAKHLGVLAEAALVTSRREGRAVRYALDERQLDAAAAWLTRTRAAWTRRLDALAAAVADDAPDGTTPT
- a CDS encoding SRPBCC domain-containing protein; its protein translation is MQHLADDQVGHVVGTSWLGVPAEPGAGDRVRLRAPVGTDRPRDARVVAVEADRRLALEWWPAGRPDDRSEVEITLRAEGTVTAVEVVERAPFHLSLV
- a CDS encoding ATP-dependent Clp protease proteolytic subunit, producing the protein MANLVIGQMLHLAAKGPSDDIRLYVNSPGGSVTAGLAIYDTMQKIAPDVQTVCLGQAASFAALLVAAGAPGKRMVLPNARILLHQPHVQGIGGQTTDVEIQAREMGRARRRIEELFAHHTGQTVEQIHTDLERDFILDAEEAVTYGCVDEVL